The following proteins come from a genomic window of Kitasatospora sp. NBC_01246:
- a CDS encoding sensor histidine kinase encodes MRIPLGGNPLRWGAGIGLGLYRSVVLTGLTCVMALVAVPVAVAGSALAYSWSDGLSAPLAVRALATLGETLVVVLWVAVSLWVVHPLTSRALARGARHCAKKWLDLEIRVAYRPVPPVTRMATGFWWDGHEYHKSEREARRRAKVHARFHDPQLHWDGVWSLVASVTVLPVAALPLLAIGYGGYMALTPALTGYGVAVIVAGLVGAPFAWRILGPMGRRFLGPVPSTRLGRRVEELEAIRADLTQTQAAELERIERGLHDGAQARLVAMGMSMGAAEQLVDTNPDAAKAILAEARATSATALAELRSLVRGINPPVLAERGLVDALRALALDSSVKVNVFSEVPARPERPVESAVYFSVAELLANVAKHSRAERVKVELNYAARLLTATVSDDGIGGAAASTGSGLSGIERRMAAFGGRLEIDSPAGGPTRITVAVPCELS; translated from the coding sequence ATGCGGATACCGCTCGGAGGCAATCCCCTGCGGTGGGGCGCCGGGATCGGGCTCGGGCTGTACCGGTCCGTCGTGCTGACCGGCCTCACCTGTGTGATGGCCCTGGTCGCCGTGCCCGTCGCGGTGGCCGGCTCCGCCCTCGCCTACTCCTGGTCCGACGGACTGTCCGCCCCGCTGGCCGTCCGCGCGCTGGCCACCCTCGGGGAGACCCTGGTGGTGGTCCTCTGGGTCGCCGTGTCGCTCTGGGTGGTCCACCCGCTGACCAGCCGGGCCCTCGCCAGGGGCGCGCGCCACTGCGCGAAGAAGTGGCTCGACCTGGAGATCCGGGTGGCCTACCGCCCCGTCCCGCCGGTCACCAGGATGGCCACGGGCTTCTGGTGGGACGGTCACGAGTACCACAAGTCCGAGCGGGAGGCCCGCCGGCGGGCCAAGGTGCACGCCCGGTTCCACGACCCGCAGCTGCACTGGGACGGCGTCTGGTCCCTGGTCGCCTCGGTCACCGTGCTCCCGGTCGCGGCCCTGCCGCTGCTCGCGATCGGCTACGGCGGCTACATGGCGCTGACGCCCGCCCTCACCGGTTACGGCGTCGCCGTGATCGTGGCCGGCCTGGTCGGCGCCCCATTCGCCTGGCGGATCCTGGGCCCGATGGGCCGGCGGTTCCTCGGGCCGGTCCCGAGCACCCGGCTCGGGCGGCGGGTCGAGGAGCTGGAGGCCATCCGCGCCGACCTGACCCAGACCCAGGCCGCCGAGCTGGAGCGCATCGAACGGGGCCTGCACGACGGCGCCCAGGCCCGGCTGGTGGCCATGGGAATGTCGATGGGCGCCGCCGAGCAGCTGGTGGACACCAACCCCGACGCCGCGAAGGCGATCCTCGCCGAGGCCCGGGCCACCTCCGCCACCGCGCTCGCCGAGCTGCGCTCGCTCGTCCGCGGCATCAACCCGCCCGTCCTCGCCGAGCGCGGACTGGTCGACGCCCTGCGGGCCCTGGCCCTGGACTCCTCGGTGAAGGTCAACGTCTTCAGCGAGGTGCCGGCCCGGCCCGAACGCCCCGTCGAGTCGGCCGTCTACTTCTCCGTCGCGGAACTGCTGGCGAACGTCGCGAAGCACTCCCGCGCCGAACGGGTCAAGGTCGAACTGAACTACGCGGCACGGTTGCTGACTGCTACCGTGAGCGACGACGGAATCGGCGGAGCGGCCGCATCCACAGGGTCCGGGCTGAGTGGCATCGAGCGCCGCATGGCGGCGTTCGGCGGACGTCTGGAGATCGACAGCCCGGCCGGTGGACCCACTCGTATCACCGTGGCGGTGCCGTGCGAATTGTCGTAG
- a CDS encoding DUF5988 family protein, giving the protein MNDNGAPNVFLTGAPVLTGAERLRHVADTGATKVKVPLGNRYEHFEASSETTLVDDRELRVFVWTHSTYVAE; this is encoded by the coding sequence ATGAACGACAACGGTGCACCCAACGTGTTCCTCACCGGCGCCCCCGTGCTCACCGGTGCGGAGCGGCTGCGCCATGTGGCGGATACCGGTGCGACCAAGGTGAAGGTCCCGCTCGGCAACCGCTACGAGCACTTCGAGGCCAGTTCCGAGACCACTCTCGTCGACGACCGCGAGCTGCGGGTCTTCGTCTGGACCCACAGCACGTACGTGGCCGAGTAG
- a CDS encoding thioesterase II family protein, whose product MTTFWSGMSRPSPGDELWCRRFHPAENATARLVCLPHAGGSASFYLPVSAALSPAVDVLAIQYPGRQDRRMEPAIDDLAVLVDRLYEVLRRQPELPLTFLGHSMGAVIGFELTRRLEADGHAPVRLFASGRRAPSTVRQENTFRSDDAILAEVRRLSGTASALLGDEEMMRAALPALRADYTAVEGYRCAPGITVNSPITVLTGDNDPKTTLDEAKAWAEHTTAELDLRVFEGGHFFISERSKDVMQVLVEHFRGAGARTAG is encoded by the coding sequence ATGACGACCTTCTGGAGTGGCATGTCTCGGCCTTCGCCCGGAGATGAACTGTGGTGCCGACGTTTTCACCCTGCCGAAAACGCGACCGCCCGACTCGTATGCCTCCCGCACGCGGGCGGCTCGGCCTCCTTCTACCTTCCGGTCTCGGCGGCACTGAGCCCCGCGGTCGACGTCCTCGCCATCCAGTACCCGGGACGGCAGGACCGGCGGATGGAGCCGGCCATCGACGACCTGGCGGTCCTCGTCGACCGCCTCTACGAGGTGCTCCGGCGCCAGCCGGAACTCCCGCTCACCTTCCTCGGACACAGCATGGGGGCCGTCATCGGGTTCGAGCTGACCCGTCGACTGGAGGCCGACGGGCACGCTCCGGTGCGGCTGTTCGCCTCCGGGCGCCGCGCGCCGTCGACGGTCCGGCAGGAGAACACCTTCCGCAGTGACGACGCCATCCTGGCCGAGGTCCGCCGGCTGAGCGGCACCGCGTCGGCCCTGCTCGGGGACGAGGAGATGATGCGGGCCGCGCTGCCCGCCCTCCGGGCCGACTACACGGCGGTCGAGGGCTACCGCTGCGCGCCCGGGATCACGGTGAACAGCCCGATCACCGTGCTGACCGGCGACAACGACCCCAAGACCACCCTGGACGAGGCGAAGGCCTGGGCCGAGCACACGACGGCGGAGCTCGACCTGCGGGTGTTCGAGGGCGGGCACTTCTTCATCAGCGAGCGGAGCAAGGACGTCATGCAGGTCCTCGTCGAGCACTTCCGGGGTGCGGGCGCCCGGACCGCCGGCTGA
- a CDS encoding ParB/RepB/Spo0J family partition protein has protein sequence MQILPGDSPRLEGEDKIHVLRLAAIESPLPPILVDRRTMRVIDGIHRLMAASLKGRHAIDVRFFDGSSEEAFLKAVESNIEHGLPLSQADRNAAALRILKSHPTMSDRAVAKSTGLGARAVAELRRSSDCVPASNFRVGRDGKVRPLNGATGRLRVAELIRENPEASLRQVARSAGVSPATALDVRRRLERGEGPVPCQRTPAGTPAGSAREQQPDRTPVVVGPPSTVTLEKLMRDPSLRQNELGRRLLRMFKENVLGAKEMSDICASVPSHCIELIVQLSRQNSQIWEDFAQELNRRAQVVAAE, from the coding sequence ATGCAGATCCTGCCCGGGGACTCACCGCGTCTGGAGGGTGAGGACAAGATTCACGTCCTGCGGCTGGCGGCGATCGAGAGTCCGCTGCCGCCGATTCTGGTCGACCGGCGGACGATGCGGGTGATCGACGGAATCCACCGGCTGATGGCGGCCTCCCTCAAGGGGCGTCACGCGATCGACGTCAGGTTCTTCGACGGCAGCAGCGAGGAGGCGTTCCTCAAGGCGGTCGAGTCGAACATCGAGCACGGCCTTCCGCTGTCGCAGGCCGATCGCAACGCGGCCGCGCTGCGGATCCTCAAGTCGCACCCCACCATGTCGGACCGCGCCGTCGCCAAGTCGACCGGACTGGGCGCCAGGGCGGTCGCCGAGCTGCGCCGCTCCTCCGACTGCGTGCCCGCCTCGAACTTCCGGGTGGGGCGCGACGGCAAGGTCCGACCGCTGAACGGCGCGACGGGGCGGCTGCGGGTGGCGGAGCTGATCAGGGAGAACCCCGAGGCCTCGCTGCGCCAGGTGGCCCGGTCGGCCGGCGTCTCGCCCGCGACGGCGCTCGACGTGCGCCGGCGGCTGGAGCGCGGGGAGGGTCCCGTGCCCTGTCAGCGGACCCCCGCCGGTACCCCGGCGGGCTCCGCCCGGGAGCAGCAGCCGGACCGCACCCCGGTCGTCGTCGGTCCGCCCTCGACCGTCACGCTGGAGAAGCTCATGCGGGACCCGTCGCTGCGGCAGAACGAGCTGGGCCGGCGGCTGCTGCGGATGTTCAAGGAGAACGTGCTGGGCGCCAAGGAGATGTCGGACATCTGCGCGTCCGTGCCCTCGCACTGCATCGAGCTGATCGTCCAGCTCTCCCGTCAGAACTCCCAGATCTGGGAGGACTTCGCCCAGGAGCTGAACCGGCGGGCCCAGGTCGTCGCCGCCGAGTAG
- a CDS encoding ABC transporter ATP-binding protein — protein MSVVIEVRNLHKTYGDRVAVDDVSFSVEEGEIFGILGPAGAGKTTILECLEGLRDRDGGRIEVLGRDPRPERTGVTRQIDARLQDDRAPDHPRIAEALSLFSSFYRDPGDWQRLMDALGFTAGNGTETAGNGTEVTGPASGRPDQRPDQRPDQVLASALEQVGNPKVAVFDELTTGLDPRSRRDTWELIEAVRASGVTILLVTGSWEEAERLCDRVALIDRGRLTVTDTPARLLERVRSGQRIQFRPSAPFDHRLLARLPEVSGVNRQGDHVVVTGTDEALGKVTSLLARHQVLAENLRVDQDALEAFLGLISRRSA, from the coding sequence ATGTCCGTGGTGATCGAGGTGCGGAACCTGCACAAGACGTACGGTGACCGGGTCGCGGTCGATGACGTCTCCTTCTCCGTCGAGGAAGGTGAGATCTTCGGGATTCTCGGGCCGGCTGGTGCGGGCAAGACCACGATCCTGGAATGCCTCGAAGGGCTCCGGGACCGGGACGGCGGCCGGATCGAGGTGCTCGGCCGCGATCCCCGGCCGGAACGGACCGGGGTGACGCGGCAGATCGACGCCCGCCTCCAGGACGACCGGGCACCCGACCACCCGCGGATCGCGGAGGCGCTGTCGCTCTTCAGCTCGTTCTACCGCGACCCCGGCGACTGGCAGCGGCTCATGGACGCGCTCGGCTTCACCGCCGGGAACGGGACCGAGACCGCCGGGAACGGGACCGAGGTGACCGGTCCGGCGTCCGGTCGGCCGGACCAGCGGCCGGACCAGCGACCGGACCAGGTGCTGGCGAGCGCGCTGGAGCAGGTCGGGAACCCGAAGGTGGCGGTCTTCGACGAGCTGACCACCGGGCTGGACCCGCGGTCGCGGCGAGACACCTGGGAGCTGATCGAGGCCGTTCGCGCCAGTGGCGTCACCATCCTGCTGGTCACCGGTTCCTGGGAGGAGGCCGAGCGCCTGTGCGACCGGGTCGCGCTGATCGACCGGGGCCGGCTCACCGTCACCGACACGCCGGCCAGGCTGCTGGAGCGCGTCCGGAGCGGGCAGCGGATCCAGTTCCGCCCGTCCGCCCCGTTCGACCACCGCCTGCTGGCGCGGCTGCCCGAGGTCAGCGGCGTCAACCGCCAGGGCGACCACGTCGTGGTGACCGGCACGGACGAGGCGCTGGGGAAGGTCACCTCGCTGCTGGCGCGGCACCAGGTCCTGGCCGAGAACCTCCGCGTCGACCAGGACGCCCTGGAGGCGTTCCTCGGTCTGATCAGCAGGCGCTCCGCCTGA